A part of Myxococcales bacterium genomic DNA contains:
- a CDS encoding radical SAM protein, whose product MKERLSVIKNKTDRNKLLVHEIYASIQGESSHMGLPCVFVRTTGCHLRCSYCDTQHAFFDGKEMDLKEIIDKVLSFAIPKVELTGGEPLLQPASFKLLDALVDCGLDVLLETSGAVSIKNVNRKVKVILDVKTPSSSECNKNVLANLDLLWPGCEVKFVIATEEDYRFAKEFVKTHKLSERTHVLFSPVLSSIRATDLADMIIQDKLNVRFQMQLHRILWGEEPGK is encoded by the coding sequence ATGAAGGAGCGTCTGTCTGTAATAAAAAATAAAACAGATAGAAATAAATTACTGGTTCATGAAATCTACGCTTCTATTCAAGGCGAAAGTTCTCACATGGGCCTTCCCTGTGTTTTTGTTCGCACAACAGGGTGTCATTTACGCTGCTCTTATTGTGATACTCAACATGCTTTTTTTGATGGCAAAGAGATGGACCTCAAGGAAATCATCGATAAAGTACTTTCGTTTGCTATCCCTAAGGTTGAGCTCACCGGTGGTGAGCCCTTGCTACAGCCCGCAAGTTTTAAATTATTGGATGCATTGGTAGATTGCGGCCTGGATGTTCTTTTGGAAACGTCTGGCGCCGTATCGATCAAGAATGTCAATCGGAAGGTCAAAGTTATTTTGGATGTAAAAACACCTTCTTCATCGGAATGCAATAAAAATGTGCTTGCCAATCTGGATCTTTTGTGGCCCGGATGTGAAGTAAAATTTGTCATCGCAACTGAAGAAGATTATCGCTTTGCCAAAGAATTTGTGAAAACTCATAAACTTTCTGAGCGCACCCATGTTCTCTTTTCTCCTGTTCTCTCTTCGATCAGGGCTACCGATTTAGCTGATATGATCATACAAGATAAACTCAATGTTCGCTTTCAAATGCAGCTTCATCGAATATTATGGGGAGAAGAGCCGGGAAAATAA
- a CDS encoding Stp1/IreP family PP2C-type Ser/Thr phosphatase yields the protein MASLISWAKSDIGRKRSSNEDCYFASDEIGLYVVADGMGGHRAGDHASKLAIESATREFIREYDKGCEISEALSRAVANAALRVFNASQDNLDLRGMGTTLSMLAVKNGRAHIAHVGDSRIYCIRNNQIHQLTSDHSLVNEQVQAGIMSPDEARTSALRNIITRAIGHNKTVSADHFSLSVKKGDFFLLCTDGLNNMLIDSEIVGLINSLRPDFAINKMIENSNKNGGDDNITAILVQVSL from the coding sequence TTGGCGAGCCTTATTTCCTGGGCAAAAAGCGATATTGGTCGCAAAAGAAGCTCTAACGAAGACTGTTATTTTGCCAGTGATGAGATTGGCCTTTACGTGGTTGCCGATGGCATGGGCGGGCATCGCGCTGGCGATCATGCATCAAAGCTTGCTATCGAAAGTGCGACTCGTGAATTTATTCGTGAATACGATAAAGGTTGTGAGATAAGCGAAGCTCTTTCCCGTGCTGTAGCGAATGCTGCTCTTAGAGTTTTTAATGCAAGCCAAGATAATCTCGATTTGAGAGGAATGGGTACAACGCTTAGCATGCTTGCCGTAAAAAATGGAAGAGCGCATATAGCTCATGTTGGTGACAGCCGAATTTATTGCATTAGGAATAATCAAATTCATCAGCTTACTAGTGATCATTCTTTGGTCAATGAACAAGTCCAAGCTGGAATTATGAGCCCAGATGAAGCACGCACAAGTGCACTTAGAAATATTATCACTAGAGCTATTGGCCATAATAAAACAGTATCAGCCGATCATTTTTCCTTATCGGTTAAAAAAGGTGATTTCTTTTTGCTGTGTACAGATGGTTTAAATAACATGCTTATAGATAGTGAAATTGTTGGTTTAATTAATTCATTAAGACCTGATTTTGCAATTAATAAGATGATAGAGAATTCCAATAAAAATGGCGGTGATGATAATATTACAGCTATCTTAGTTCAGGTCAGCTTGTAA
- a CDS encoding DoxX family protein → MKTDHIITMLKNNRDMCIETLRIYLGIGLILKGLQFLFNHQLATEYMNRLSLPFFDFLSIHLIVVIHLAGGFLLAIGLITRIAALIQVPLLFGAIFFVHMQQGLFSKEQSLEFVILVLFLLLIFSVYGGGRLSVDYYLEKRKKRKIS, encoded by the coding sequence ATGAAAACTGATCATATTATTACGATGCTCAAAAATAATCGCGACATGTGTATCGAAACTCTGCGAATTTATTTGGGAATTGGATTGATTTTAAAGGGCTTGCAGTTTCTTTTTAATCATCAGCTTGCCACCGAATATATGAACCGCTTATCTCTGCCTTTTTTCGACTTTTTATCCATCCACCTCATAGTAGTTATTCATTTGGCGGGCGGTTTTTTACTTGCTATCGGCCTGATTACCAGAATCGCAGCATTGATACAGGTGCCACTTTTATTTGGCGCGATTTTCTTCGTCCATATGCAGCAGGGCCTTTTTTCTAAGGAGCAAAGCCTAGAATTTGTTATCCTCGTCCTTTTTTTGCTACTGATATTTTCCGTCTACGGCGGGGGGCGACTATCGGTCGATTATTACCTCGAAAAAAGAAAGAAAAGAAAAATATCCTGA